The Megalobrama amblycephala isolate DHTTF-2021 linkage group LG22, ASM1881202v1, whole genome shotgun sequence sequence tgttcgtcatgcaacatgtctaatcgcgtaagtatggtatttatttggatgtttacatttgattctgaatgagtttgatagtgctccgtggctaatgctaactttacacactgttggagagatttataaagaatgaagttgtgtttatgaattatacagactgcaagtgttcaaaaatgaaaataacggctctcttgtctccgtgaatacagtaataaacgatggtaactttaaccacatttaacagtacattagcaacatgctaacgaaacatttagaaagacaattcacaaatatcactaaaaatatcatgtaatcatgaatcatgtcagttattattgctccatctgccatttttcgctgttgtccttgcttgcttacctagtctgatgattcagctgtgcacatccagacgttttgcccttgtctaatgcttgatcatgggctggcatatgcaaatattgggggcgtacatattaatgatcccgactgttacgcaacagtcggtgttatgttgagattcgcctgttcgtcggaggtcttttaaacaaatgagatttatataagaaggaggaaacaatggagtttgagactcactgtatgtcatttccatgtactgaactcttgttatttaactatgccaagataaattcaatttttaattctagggcacctttaatgtgggAGAAGGACCAAGTATAAGCCTATTCAATTCCATTCCTGATGTAATACAAAATTTAGCAGTTTATTATATGTCTTAGAAGTAATCATTTAAAGtaggcatgaaacggaagttgcaatagtcttttcttccatattctGACATATATCCGAGTAaaatggcttctcaaacaagaaaaaaatgtagggcaggacttgattttgtccatcaggaattgattggatggttgtggtttgctattgctgtgatctcatgtgagtgacaggttgtcctgcccttgccccagtaaacacatcatcaaaaaagagaagagatgagGTGAGATGAGAGGGAGGGGGCATATGATTGTTAAGAattatgatgtgcacaaataaataatttataacaaattctgcaatattccattaaaaaatatgaattgaCAGTTTTGATTACatggtaacttttttttttttgtattgtaagATCAGTATTGTGTAACAAACCGAATCGTGACATGAGTGACATTGTTACACCTCTAAGTGTTGCCATATCAGAACGTACCTGGCCTTGTTTACCTGCATTCCCAGAGTCCGGGATAAGCCAAGGACTTTGGTGGTCGCTCTGTGAAAGAATTTGTTAACTAAGTGGTTTCTCTGTGTGTTGTAGCTTCCTCTCATCCGAGGGCGTGTCCTACATGACCGTATGTGCATGCAGTCTCCCTGCTGCCAAGGCCTTCTGCTTCTTGGAAGACTTGCGCTGGGAATTCACAGCATGCTTTGACAACTCTGCAGTGACCCTGGCAAGCCGGCCGTACCCATTTCTGGAGTTTGGTAGGGTgacagaaaaatgcatttgattGTATTTAAATGCACTGGATTTGATTCATTAATAGTGTATTTACCAGAGCTTAGAAATTAAGATTGCACTATTAAGCTGATCATGTTTGTCTGATGGTTTTATTTCAGATAGTGCCATTCAAAAACTTCAGCAGCATTATAACCAGAAAGGGGGTCCATCTCTGGAGGTGACCCTGGCCGAGGTGCAGGAAGACCTCAGGATCAGCCCCCCTCAGGTTCTCACCATGGAGGACGTGGCACTCACCAATGGAGCAGCAAATGGGCATGTAGAACAAGCAGCTGCATCAGGTTTGCTGTAGTGATGATTACAGTTATTTCGTAATGGCTGCATCttttatgaaattattatttctCTCTGTTGATTTTAAAGGTCAAAGTCAGAGATTGGAACCAATCACAGCACCAGGGATCCTCTCACTGGTTCTTAACATCATGTGTGCTGCCCTCAACCTTATACGTGGTGTTCATCTTATTGAATACACTTTCCAGGTAACACTGTGGTTCAAGTGTTGTTGTATGCaggtgttattaaattattagtgtttttaaaaattaactttaaagggttagttcacccaaaaatgaaaataatgtaattaattactcaccctcatgtcgttccacacccgtaagaacacaaattaagatttcttttgatgaaatccgatggatcagtgaggcctgcattgccagcaagttcatttacactttcagatttcagaatttttttggtgcacaaaaagtattcttgtcgctttataatattaaggtagaaccactgaactcacatgaactgttttaaatatgtctttagtacctttctgggcactgaaagtgtaaattatggcaataaaggcctcactgagccatcggatttcatcaaaaaattcttaatttgtgttccgaagattaacgaaggccttacgggtgtagaacgacatgagggttagtaataaattacataattttcatttttgggtaaactaaccctttaagtgactGTTCGATGGCCCaaatctaaatataaaatgaatgcatGCATGAACAGCATGCAATTAAATATCCATTATTGACCAATACTGATTAAAAAATCAGCTGATACTCTAAATGTTATTGAATAATTTTGTTATGCAGTAGCAATTTTCCTTGGTTTATTAAAAGCTGTATAGGCGGGCATAccataaagtcataattgatatttgtatttttttctaaaatcaCACCACTTTTTTGAGATGGAGGAGATTCATACCATGGTTAAATAACTTGAATCACCACAAATTTTCGTTTTGTTCTTGttaaacaaaaacttttaaaagttgttttcattaagggaaataaagctgaaataaaataaactattttaataatataaatcgtataaaataagttgaagtactaaaataaaaatagatatttttaaaaaagtattaaaaaagacaaaagcaaacaacaaagtactaaaacttaaactaaaattaaaatgaaaacataacacgaaaatataaaaattaaagctacttcaaaatatttaatataaaataacactgctgcaAAATCCCCATAATAACATCTGATTATGCCAATAtgcaattaattaattcatttcatattataattttttttatttattatatgacAATTTTTTACAGGATGATTATGATGGTTTGTGGAATGTGGTGGCATTTCTTTTGGCATTTCTCTGCTGTGTTTGCCAGGTAAATTGTATTACTACTCTGCATGTGGCATTTTATAACACCTGCAAATGCACAAGTCTGATGAAGCCGCCTCAAAACTCAAATTTTTGTCTCCTTTCCAACACAGTGTCATCTGTACTTGTTCCACACCTGCCAGAAGAAATTGAAAGCCTTCACTCTCTTGACTCTCATCATCTTATGCAATGCTTTTCTCTTTGGCCTGAGGAACATCTGGC is a genomic window containing:
- the sec22c gene encoding vesicle-trafficking protein SEC22c, translated to MPLILFAFVVRVRDGLPLSASTDFLHDKELQERKQQLKVISKSLSFLPERGTVKGHELNIHFLSSEGVSYMTVCACSLPAAKAFCFLEDLRWEFTACFDNSAVTLASRPYPFLEFDSAIQKLQQHYNQKGGPSLEVTLAEVQEDLRISPPQVLTMEDVALTNGAANGHVEQAAASGQSQRLEPITAPGILSLVLNIMCAALNLIRGVHLIEYTFQDDYDGLWNVVAFLLAFLCCVCQCHLYLFHTCQKKLKAFTLLTLIILCNAFLFGLRNIWQLVFHMSVACLSTLLTLHRKLLDKNMDCGV